One part of the Kryptolebias marmoratus isolate JLee-2015 linkage group LG2, ASM164957v2, whole genome shotgun sequence genome encodes these proteins:
- the il10ra gene encoding interleukin-10 receptor subunit alpha, with amino-acid sequence MGLFEMDKMDLKHKMPILLFFILYINQVSSNMSGVEVPQPEKLEVNISDGEVTVLWEHPMDAPSDLVYNVQMAKYFDQWAEVTSCTKITNTYCHLSSLIKDYSTKYKVRVQLVKGDKTSTWAQKPFLPNRSGLLPPSFNLWATSSTLTVQVHEKPILKKLFPYGVRYTIHMEEKGQDNKTTTVFLKDDNKADQRRHTFTGLQWGRKYCVSVKVETITDIFESDMSEQQCLLLPEQEFFIIAVSSLSILGFLVVVIIVSSILFCYLRRPAKTPTALKSPASGWHPLSVSEGRMEVVTDKGWFLSSYRTKVDNTAKVPVSHDAVAEDNKENRKISMDSGLSIEEDSATENEGKPPARQDDSGCGSMGGPESSSDGQTEYPLQEEEGMDVDGVRKREDSGMGMSCQLDSSSLNLDGQDAEPLMKAVIVGNDRSQSLSEVQIQVDESEDILKQIPAHPFLAEVLSGYRAGPQSCICSGVGQCSWCHKYGQHTAVCIENGLLWSKSDVTDSYGDKNTFSPYASKTHTNTVNIKDIETTFFQMSDTFPLLSSLPLTKCGQDFNMNSVSLSLCDVELMAD; translated from the exons ATGGGTTTATTTGAGATGGacaaaatggatttaaaacacaagatgccaattctgcttttcttcattcTCTACATAAATCAAGTGTCAAGTAATATGTCAG GAGTAGAAGTCCCCCAGCCTGAGAAACTGGAAGTGAACATATCAGATGGGGAGGTGACAGTTCTTTGGGAACACCCCATGGACGCCCCCTCAGATTTGGTGTATAATGTACAAATGGCAAA GTACTTTGATCAGTGGGCTGAAGTTACCAGCTGCACTAAAATCACAAACACCTACTGCCACCTTAGCAGCTTAATCAAAGACTACAGTACCAAATACAAGGTCAGAGTCCAGCTGGTAAAAGGAGATAAAACCTCCACATGGGCACAAAAACCGTTTCTTCCAAATCGAA GTGGATTGCTTCCCCCTTCTTTCAATTTGTGGGCAACATCAAGTACATTGACAGTTCAAGTGCATGAGAAACCCATTCTGAAAAAACTCTTTCCATATGGTGTCAGGTACACAATCCACATGGAGGAAAAAGGACAAGATAATAAG ACCACCACAGTTTTCCTGAAAGATGACAATAAGGCTGATCAGAGGAGACACACGTTCACTGGTCTCCAGTGGGGAAGAAAGTACTGCGTCAGTGTCAAAGTAGAAACCATTACAGACATCTTTGAAAGTGATATGTCTGAGCAACAGTGTCTGCTCCTCCCAGAGCAag agTTCTTTATAATTGCTGTATCATCTTTATCTATTCTGGGATTCCTGGTTGTGGTTATCATCGTGTCAAGCATTCTCTTCTGTTACCTGAGACGTCCTGCAAAAACACCCACTGCTCTG AAATCTCCTGCGAGCGGCTGGCATCCACTTTCTGTGTCAGAAGGAAGAATGGAAGTGGTTACAGACAAAGGATGGTTTCTTTCAAGTTACAGAACAAAGGTGGACAACACTGCCAAAGTTCCCGTGAGTCACGATGCAGTAGCAGAGGACAACAAGGAGAACAGAAAGATCAGCATGGACAGCGGCCTCAGCATAGAGGAAGACTCCGCTACAGAAAATGAAGGAAAGCCTCCGGCGAGACAAGATGACAGTGGCTGTGGGAGCATGGGAGGACCAGAGAGCTCCTCTGATGGTCAGACGGAGTAccccctgcaggaggaggaggggatggATGTAGATGGAGTTAGGAAGAGAGAAGACAGCGGGATGGGCATGAGCTGCCAGCttgattcttcttctttgaaCCTGGACGGTCAGGACGCCGAACCTCTTATGAAAGCTGTCATTGTGGGAAACGATCGCAGCCAGAGCTTGTCTGAGGTGCAAATCCAGGTCGATGAGAGCGAGGACATATTAAAACAGATACCTGCACACCCCTTTTTGGCTGAAGTGTTGAGTGGATACAGAGCTGGGCCTCAGTCTTGTATCTGTTCAGGAGTAGGTCAGTGCAGCTGGTGCCATAAATACGGCCAACACACAGCTGTGTGCATTGAAAATGGACTGCTGTGGAGCAAAAGTGACGTGACAGACTCTTACGgagacaaaaatacattttcacctTATGctagtaaaacacacacaaacactgtgaACATAAAGGATAtagaaacaactttttttcaaaTGAGTGACACGTTTCCCCTGCTGTCCTCTCTGCCCTTAACAAAGTGCGGGCAGGACTTCAACATGAACAGTGTTTCCCTCTCGCTCTGTGACGTAGAACTGATGGCTGACTAA
- the tmprss4a gene encoding transmembrane protease serine 4a isoform X3: protein MMQTSTRLPEESSRPLNPKPAVPVAKRAPHKTPMTAQKPQATKASKTKRILMIVLTVVVVLGILVTAGYFVKKLIESKYFFCSSSVKFIPLELACDGKKDCSGGEDELSCLSAFTENSTFPVRLSSAQSVLQVFSQDVGWRSVCSDGWTLKHTQTTCAQLGYTNSPKSTIISVSKLSSQRTGPFTAVRPGTESTPIHVATTDISQECKSGSVISLTCSDCGQVRGQDRIVGGADTLIEDWPWQVSLQQNGQHSCGGSLVSPRWVVTAAHCFPDQKRVLSRWSVLSGQSSMSSGGSSVDRIIINGKYDSDKNDYDIALMRLTSPITVGDKRKPVCLPPKDLNVPDDAPLIVTGWGLLEENGKPASKLQKADIKLIGRSTCTSSKVYGPLVTPRMICAGILKGGVDACQGDSGGPLVYSSSSQWNLIGAVSWGAGCAEANRPGVYTNVDEMLNWIYTVIEKNL from the exons ATGATGCAG aCGTCCACCAGGCTGCCAGAGGAAAGCTCCAGACCTCTGAATCCCAAACCAGCAG TTCCAGTTGCAAAACGAGCTCCCCACAAAACACCCATGACGGCTCAGAAACCTCAGGCAACCAAGGCGTCGAAGACGAAGAGGATATTGATGATTGTTCTGACAGTAGTGGTGGTACTGGGCATACTGGTCACGGCGGGATACTTTG TTAAAAAGCTAATCGAATCCAAGTACTTCTTCTGCTCGAGCTCGGTGAAGTTCATTCCACTCGAACTGGCCTGTGACGGGAAGAAAGACTGCAGCGGAGGAGAAGATGAGCTCTCCTGTTTATCAGCATTTACAGAAAACTCTACATTTCCTG TGCGCCTCTCTTCAGCCCAGAGCGTCCTTCAAGTGTTCAGTCAGGATGTGGGTTGGCGGAGTGTGTGCAGTGATGGCTGGACTTTGAAGCACACGCAGACCACTTGTGCACAACTGGGAtacacaaa TTCTCCCAAAAGCACCATTATCTCAGTGAGCAAATTGTCTTCTCAAAGAACGGGACCTTTCACAGCCGTCAGGCCTGGGACCGAGAGCACACCCATACATGTGGCTACAACTGACAT CAGCCAAGAGTGTAAAAGTGGATCTGTGATCTCGTTGACTTGCTCGG ACTGTGGACAGGTGAGGGGTCAGGACCGTATTGTTGGGGGCGCAGATACGCTCATCGAGGATTGGCCGTGGCAAGTCAGCCTGCAGCAAAATGGCCAGCATTCGTGCGGCGGTTCACTGGTGTCGCCACGCTGGGTCGTCACTGCCGCCCATTGCTTCCCTGA TCAGAAAAGGGTGCTGAGTCGGTGGAGTGTGTTATCAGGACAGTCCTCCATGTCCTCCGGGGGTTCCTCTGTGGACAGGATCATAATAAATGGAAAATACGATTCAGATAAAAACGACTATGACATTGCACTGATGAGGCTGACGAGCCCAATCACAGTGGGAG ACAAACGCAAGCCGGTGTGTCTTCCTCCAAAAGACCTTAACGTTCCTGATGACGCCCCGCTGATTGTAACAGGCTGGGGGTTACTGGAAGAAAATG GTAAGCCCGCTTCCAAGCTGCAGAAAGCGGATATCAAGTTGATAGGTCGGAGTACGTGTACCAGCTCAAAGGTCTACGGTCCACTCGTAACGCCAAGAATGATCTGCGCTGGTATATTGAAAGGAGGCGTGGACGCCTGCCAG GGGGATAGTGGGGGCCCTTTAGTGtactcttcctcctctcagtGGAATCTGATTGGAGCAGTGAGCTGGGGTGCCGGCTGCGCAGAGGCAAACAGGCCCGGCGTTTACACCAACGTGGACGAGATGCTCAACTGGATTTATACAGTCATCGAG aAAAACCTTTGA
- the tmprss4a gene encoding transmembrane protease serine 4a isoform X2 — MNRKMLLEELHRGDYKVCLKTSTRLPEESSRPLNPKPAVPVAKRAPHKTPMTAQKPQATKASKTKRILMIVLTVVVVLGILVTAGYFVKKLIESKYFFCSSSVKFIPLELACDGKKDCSGGEDELSCLSAFTENSTFPVRLSSAQSVLQVFSQDVGWRSVCSDGWTLKHTQTTCAQLGYTNSPKSTIISVSKLSSQRTGPFTAVRPGTESTPIHVATTDIQECKSGSVISLTCSDCGQVRGQDRIVGGADTLIEDWPWQVSLQQNGQHSCGGSLVSPRWVVTAAHCFPDQKRVLSRWSVLSGQSSMSSGGSSVDRIIINGKYDSDKNDYDIALMRLTSPITVGDKRKPVCLPPKDLNVPDDAPLIVTGWGLLEENGKPASKLQKADIKLIGRSTCTSSKVYGPLVTPRMICAGILKGGVDACQGDSGGPLVYSSSSQWNLIGAVSWGAGCAEANRPGVYTNVDEMLNWIYTVIEKNL; from the exons ATGAACAGGAAGATGCTGTTAGAGGAGCTCCACAGGGGCGACTATAAAGTTTGCCTGAAG aCGTCCACCAGGCTGCCAGAGGAAAGCTCCAGACCTCTGAATCCCAAACCAGCAG TTCCAGTTGCAAAACGAGCTCCCCACAAAACACCCATGACGGCTCAGAAACCTCAGGCAACCAAGGCGTCGAAGACGAAGAGGATATTGATGATTGTTCTGACAGTAGTGGTGGTACTGGGCATACTGGTCACGGCGGGATACTTTG TTAAAAAGCTAATCGAATCCAAGTACTTCTTCTGCTCGAGCTCGGTGAAGTTCATTCCACTCGAACTGGCCTGTGACGGGAAGAAAGACTGCAGCGGAGGAGAAGATGAGCTCTCCTGTTTATCAGCATTTACAGAAAACTCTACATTTCCTG TGCGCCTCTCTTCAGCCCAGAGCGTCCTTCAAGTGTTCAGTCAGGATGTGGGTTGGCGGAGTGTGTGCAGTGATGGCTGGACTTTGAAGCACACGCAGACCACTTGTGCACAACTGGGAtacacaaa TTCTCCCAAAAGCACCATTATCTCAGTGAGCAAATTGTCTTCTCAAAGAACGGGACCTTTCACAGCCGTCAGGCCTGGGACCGAGAGCACACCCATACATGTGGCTACAACTGACAT CCAAGAGTGTAAAAGTGGATCTGTGATCTCGTTGACTTGCTCGG ACTGTGGACAGGTGAGGGGTCAGGACCGTATTGTTGGGGGCGCAGATACGCTCATCGAGGATTGGCCGTGGCAAGTCAGCCTGCAGCAAAATGGCCAGCATTCGTGCGGCGGTTCACTGGTGTCGCCACGCTGGGTCGTCACTGCCGCCCATTGCTTCCCTGA TCAGAAAAGGGTGCTGAGTCGGTGGAGTGTGTTATCAGGACAGTCCTCCATGTCCTCCGGGGGTTCCTCTGTGGACAGGATCATAATAAATGGAAAATACGATTCAGATAAAAACGACTATGACATTGCACTGATGAGGCTGACGAGCCCAATCACAGTGGGAG ACAAACGCAAGCCGGTGTGTCTTCCTCCAAAAGACCTTAACGTTCCTGATGACGCCCCGCTGATTGTAACAGGCTGGGGGTTACTGGAAGAAAATG GTAAGCCCGCTTCCAAGCTGCAGAAAGCGGATATCAAGTTGATAGGTCGGAGTACGTGTACCAGCTCAAAGGTCTACGGTCCACTCGTAACGCCAAGAATGATCTGCGCTGGTATATTGAAAGGAGGCGTGGACGCCTGCCAG GGGGATAGTGGGGGCCCTTTAGTGtactcttcctcctctcagtGGAATCTGATTGGAGCAGTGAGCTGGGGTGCCGGCTGCGCAGAGGCAAACAGGCCCGGCGTTTACACCAACGTGGACGAGATGCTCAACTGGATTTATACAGTCATCGAG aAAAACCTTTGA
- the tmprss4a gene encoding transmembrane protease serine 4a isoform X1: MNRKMLLEELHRGDYKVCLKTSTRLPEESSRPLNPKPAVPVAKRAPHKTPMTAQKPQATKASKTKRILMIVLTVVVVLGILVTAGYFVKKLIESKYFFCSSSVKFIPLELACDGKKDCSGGEDELSCLSAFTENSTFPVRLSSAQSVLQVFSQDVGWRSVCSDGWTLKHTQTTCAQLGYTNSPKSTIISVSKLSSQRTGPFTAVRPGTESTPIHVATTDISQECKSGSVISLTCSDCGQVRGQDRIVGGADTLIEDWPWQVSLQQNGQHSCGGSLVSPRWVVTAAHCFPDQKRVLSRWSVLSGQSSMSSGGSSVDRIIINGKYDSDKNDYDIALMRLTSPITVGDKRKPVCLPPKDLNVPDDAPLIVTGWGLLEENGKPASKLQKADIKLIGRSTCTSSKVYGPLVTPRMICAGILKGGVDACQGDSGGPLVYSSSSQWNLIGAVSWGAGCAEANRPGVYTNVDEMLNWIYTVIEKNL, encoded by the exons ATGAACAGGAAGATGCTGTTAGAGGAGCTCCACAGGGGCGACTATAAAGTTTGCCTGAAG aCGTCCACCAGGCTGCCAGAGGAAAGCTCCAGACCTCTGAATCCCAAACCAGCAG TTCCAGTTGCAAAACGAGCTCCCCACAAAACACCCATGACGGCTCAGAAACCTCAGGCAACCAAGGCGTCGAAGACGAAGAGGATATTGATGATTGTTCTGACAGTAGTGGTGGTACTGGGCATACTGGTCACGGCGGGATACTTTG TTAAAAAGCTAATCGAATCCAAGTACTTCTTCTGCTCGAGCTCGGTGAAGTTCATTCCACTCGAACTGGCCTGTGACGGGAAGAAAGACTGCAGCGGAGGAGAAGATGAGCTCTCCTGTTTATCAGCATTTACAGAAAACTCTACATTTCCTG TGCGCCTCTCTTCAGCCCAGAGCGTCCTTCAAGTGTTCAGTCAGGATGTGGGTTGGCGGAGTGTGTGCAGTGATGGCTGGACTTTGAAGCACACGCAGACCACTTGTGCACAACTGGGAtacacaaa TTCTCCCAAAAGCACCATTATCTCAGTGAGCAAATTGTCTTCTCAAAGAACGGGACCTTTCACAGCCGTCAGGCCTGGGACCGAGAGCACACCCATACATGTGGCTACAACTGACAT CAGCCAAGAGTGTAAAAGTGGATCTGTGATCTCGTTGACTTGCTCGG ACTGTGGACAGGTGAGGGGTCAGGACCGTATTGTTGGGGGCGCAGATACGCTCATCGAGGATTGGCCGTGGCAAGTCAGCCTGCAGCAAAATGGCCAGCATTCGTGCGGCGGTTCACTGGTGTCGCCACGCTGGGTCGTCACTGCCGCCCATTGCTTCCCTGA TCAGAAAAGGGTGCTGAGTCGGTGGAGTGTGTTATCAGGACAGTCCTCCATGTCCTCCGGGGGTTCCTCTGTGGACAGGATCATAATAAATGGAAAATACGATTCAGATAAAAACGACTATGACATTGCACTGATGAGGCTGACGAGCCCAATCACAGTGGGAG ACAAACGCAAGCCGGTGTGTCTTCCTCCAAAAGACCTTAACGTTCCTGATGACGCCCCGCTGATTGTAACAGGCTGGGGGTTACTGGAAGAAAATG GTAAGCCCGCTTCCAAGCTGCAGAAAGCGGATATCAAGTTGATAGGTCGGAGTACGTGTACCAGCTCAAAGGTCTACGGTCCACTCGTAACGCCAAGAATGATCTGCGCTGGTATATTGAAAGGAGGCGTGGACGCCTGCCAG GGGGATAGTGGGGGCCCTTTAGTGtactcttcctcctctcagtGGAATCTGATTGGAGCAGTGAGCTGGGGTGCCGGCTGCGCAGAGGCAAACAGGCCCGGCGTTTACACCAACGTGGACGAGATGCTCAACTGGATTTATACAGTCATCGAG aAAAACCTTTGA
- the tmprss4a gene encoding transmembrane protease serine 4a isoform X4: MTAQKPQATKASKTKRILMIVLTVVVVLGILVTAGYFVKKLIESKYFFCSSSVKFIPLELACDGKKDCSGGEDELSCLSAFTENSTFPVRLSSAQSVLQVFSQDVGWRSVCSDGWTLKHTQTTCAQLGYTNSPKSTIISVSKLSSQRTGPFTAVRPGTESTPIHVATTDISQECKSGSVISLTCSDCGQVRGQDRIVGGADTLIEDWPWQVSLQQNGQHSCGGSLVSPRWVVTAAHCFPDQKRVLSRWSVLSGQSSMSSGGSSVDRIIINGKYDSDKNDYDIALMRLTSPITVGDKRKPVCLPPKDLNVPDDAPLIVTGWGLLEENGKPASKLQKADIKLIGRSTCTSSKVYGPLVTPRMICAGILKGGVDACQGDSGGPLVYSSSSQWNLIGAVSWGAGCAEANRPGVYTNVDEMLNWIYTVIEKNL, encoded by the exons ATGACGGCTCAGAAACCTCAGGCAACCAAGGCGTCGAAGACGAAGAGGATATTGATGATTGTTCTGACAGTAGTGGTGGTACTGGGCATACTGGTCACGGCGGGATACTTTG TTAAAAAGCTAATCGAATCCAAGTACTTCTTCTGCTCGAGCTCGGTGAAGTTCATTCCACTCGAACTGGCCTGTGACGGGAAGAAAGACTGCAGCGGAGGAGAAGATGAGCTCTCCTGTTTATCAGCATTTACAGAAAACTCTACATTTCCTG TGCGCCTCTCTTCAGCCCAGAGCGTCCTTCAAGTGTTCAGTCAGGATGTGGGTTGGCGGAGTGTGTGCAGTGATGGCTGGACTTTGAAGCACACGCAGACCACTTGTGCACAACTGGGAtacacaaa TTCTCCCAAAAGCACCATTATCTCAGTGAGCAAATTGTCTTCTCAAAGAACGGGACCTTTCACAGCCGTCAGGCCTGGGACCGAGAGCACACCCATACATGTGGCTACAACTGACAT CAGCCAAGAGTGTAAAAGTGGATCTGTGATCTCGTTGACTTGCTCGG ACTGTGGACAGGTGAGGGGTCAGGACCGTATTGTTGGGGGCGCAGATACGCTCATCGAGGATTGGCCGTGGCAAGTCAGCCTGCAGCAAAATGGCCAGCATTCGTGCGGCGGTTCACTGGTGTCGCCACGCTGGGTCGTCACTGCCGCCCATTGCTTCCCTGA TCAGAAAAGGGTGCTGAGTCGGTGGAGTGTGTTATCAGGACAGTCCTCCATGTCCTCCGGGGGTTCCTCTGTGGACAGGATCATAATAAATGGAAAATACGATTCAGATAAAAACGACTATGACATTGCACTGATGAGGCTGACGAGCCCAATCACAGTGGGAG ACAAACGCAAGCCGGTGTGTCTTCCTCCAAAAGACCTTAACGTTCCTGATGACGCCCCGCTGATTGTAACAGGCTGGGGGTTACTGGAAGAAAATG GTAAGCCCGCTTCCAAGCTGCAGAAAGCGGATATCAAGTTGATAGGTCGGAGTACGTGTACCAGCTCAAAGGTCTACGGTCCACTCGTAACGCCAAGAATGATCTGCGCTGGTATATTGAAAGGAGGCGTGGACGCCTGCCAG GGGGATAGTGGGGGCCCTTTAGTGtactcttcctcctctcagtGGAATCTGATTGGAGCAGTGAGCTGGGGTGCCGGCTGCGCAGAGGCAAACAGGCCCGGCGTTTACACCAACGTGGACGAGATGCTCAACTGGATTTATACAGTCATCGAG aAAAACCTTTGA